TGAAGTATGGTTTACCAGCAGGCCAAGGGTCATGTCGCTTACGGCTGGATTTGTGATTTCGGGCAAATAATATCCCACACGATCTGAAGGGCTTACAATTTCTCTTTCAGCCAGTGCCTGATAAATAAAAATCGTAAAAAGCTTGCTGACCGACCCAATCTCAAAAATGGATTGCTGATTTGGAGTATCCGAAGATTCGTGATTTAACTTGCCGAAATTATAATACAATATTTGGTTATTATCAGCGATCGCTATGGACAATCCCCTGCAGAGCCCCTTCGCAATGGCTCCTGAAATAACTTCTTCAAATCCCCCGCCAATCTTTTCCTGATTCAAAATGAAGGCCAGGCCCTCGCTTATCGTCAAGCTTTCATTTACGGGATATTCATGGCCGCGCCCTGGTTCTGAAACAAATTTGCAGTGTACATCTAATCCTTTAAAAAGAGTTGCCAGGACTTGATCCCGGTCACGAAATGGGTCCTCGGAACCTGTTGAGACATAGCCCCGGATATCATTATTCAGAAGCAAGGCAGGGTTTTCATCCAAAAACCGCGGCAAATCAGGGCAGAAAGCCAGGAAACCTTTGGCTGGTATTACTTTCCGGAGGGAAAGGTCGATGGCCGCAGTGGCACCCGCACTGATTCCGGCAGCAAGTATATTTGTAGTATCAACAGGATAAACGGATAAAATTTCTTCATAAATCCCTTTTACATCCCTGTCAAGCCTTTCATCCGATGATCCCCACCCAAAGGTATTGGAGTCAAAATGACGGTAGCTTTGCAGGAAAACCTTTATGAATCCATGGTCCAGCGCATGGACCTGCCAGTGTTTTTTCGCTTGCACCATGGATCTGCCCCCGCCGTGAAAAATAAAAACCAGGGGATAACTTCGGGATGGATCATAATGCTGAGGCAGTTGAACCTCATAAATGGTTCTCGAAATTTCATTTGCCCTTTGCCGCAATAAAAGATCTCTCCGTGCTATTGAATCAAAACCCGGGAGTTCCAAATACCCGGCATATTTTGGCATCTGCCTGTGAATGAAATAAAAATACTCGCTTTCATGCGCCTGGTTAAAAATGGAAAGATTGTCGGAATAATTGCCAAGCTTCTCATTCATGGCAATGCTTTTCTTTGAGCAGTCAAACCAATGTTCGTCATTGTTCTCCAGACATTCTGAGAGCAGATTTTCCGCTTCTTCAAAGTCCCCAATCTGCTCCAGGCTGTCAACCTTAACAAGAAAAAATTCAAAGTCTGCTGCCTGGGGCAAACCTCTCATGGGGAATAACCCCAGGCTCAACCCCAGGCTTATCCATAAGCTCAAAAGTGGTCTCCTTTTTTTTGAAAAATAATTCATTGGCTTAAACATTTCTCGTGGATTTTTCCGGATTATGGCCTGCATTAACTTATCAGGAAAAACAATGAAAGAATGGCCACGCCCAAGCTGATCCACATGGGAACACCATAGGGGAGCCGTTTTTTATCCGCAATGACCCATCCTGAGCTGTTGACGGATGAATAGGTCAGGGCACCCAGGGCCGCCAGGGACAGGAATAAACCCCAGCCTTTCCCGCCATACAATCCTGCCCCTCCCATGATCAAACCAATGGCCATGAGCAGTTCTGCCGAAATATGCGGCCAGAGCATGTTCTCTCCTTCACGCCAATTGAAAAACCCTCCCCGGTCCGAGAATTTTCCCAAAACGATATCTGCCGTCCACATGCCGGTGATTCCTACCCCCAGGGAAATCAAAAGAATAGGGATAATCCTGTTTCTCAGAAAATCAGGGGATGGTGTGGTAACGTCACCCATCTGTTGAAGGATGGGGCCTGGCCGGGCCATTGCACGGGCACCCAAAAGACAATCAAAAAACAAAAGGGCCAGTATGAGAATGCGTGCTTGCCTCATGGTCAGAATATTTAATTTAAGACATGGACAAGCTGGCGATTAATTTGCTCCCTGATCGCCATTAGGGGCGTTTCATCCCCGATATTTGACAGGATAATAATGGTGACTTTATCCTCCAGTTGTCTTTCGTAAAGGTTTCGGAAGCCAAACATGCCCCCCGTGTGGCCTGCAATGGTTTTGCCCCCCATTGAAATAATTCCCCAGCCATAGCCATAGTTTTGCGGCTTTTCATTCACCCTGACAGGAGTTAAGGCCTTTGCGACGGCTGCTTCACTCAAAACCAAAAAATTAAAAAAGGCCTTATCCCATTTTGCCAGGTCGCCCGTGGTTGAATAAACGCCCCCTGGTCCATAAGAAAACAAAGGCCAGTCGGCCTGACTGCCATTGACGTAAGAACTCACAATGTGCTCCCTGGCTTCCCCGGGAACAGCGGGGCGAACAAAACTACTTCCCATGTTTAACTTACTGAATACGACTTCTTCAACAAATTCTGGAAAGCTCTGCCCGCTTGTCTTTTCGACAATCATGGCCAGCAAGTTGAATCCCTCGTTCGAATACCTGTACTTCTCTCCCGGGAAAGATTCAAGCTTGTTCTGGCTGACAAGAAATGCCATGACATCCGAATTATCGGTGTCGATCTTCGATTGCCAGCCTCTCTGATCTATTGGGATCCCTGAGGTATGGGATAACAGGTGCTTTATTTTGACCGGATTATAAAAGGTGGGGAGTTCCGGGAGGAATTTCCTTATCCTGTCCTCAATGGATAATTTACCCTCAGCCTCCAGCATAAGAATGGCTGAAGCGGTAAAAATCTTGCTGAGCGATGCCAGGCAAAAAACCGAATTGGTGTCCAGGGGGATGGCCTTGTTTAGGTCAGCAAAGCCATAGGATTTATGGAAAATTACCCTGTCATCAATGGCCACCAGGACATTCCCGTTGAACTTCCCCTTTTGATAATAGGAAGAGAGGATGCTGTCCAATGACTGGTTAAGCCTATCATAACTTTGAGCTGAAGAACAGTTTGAAATGACAAGAAGTGAAACAAAAAAAAAGTTTAGCTTTTTCATGGCTACAATCATTTTGTGAAAAAATCATCACAATAATAGATGTAGCAGTAAGCCAAATTGATTTTTTTTCGATAAAAGATCAGATTTTTCGATGAATGACAATCTCACATCATCATCCTTTCAGCCTGGGTCCAGACTCCCAGGGTTCACATCAATTATGCCTTATATTTTCCAATGGCTGAGGCATTTGCTGTATTTTCTGCTGACAGGGATTTTTACTTTATTGTTTTTTGTAATTAGTTCCTTGATTCCGTTTTCTTTCGGTTGGATCCGTTCTATGCCGTTGATATTCACAATGAAGGACCGGTGCACCTGGCAGAACATGGCTGAAGGCAGCCGTTCCATCCATTTCCTGATGGTGTGGTGCAAGGTTCCCATCATTCCTTCCTGAGTATAAATATTGGTATAATCGCCATTGGCCTCAATGAATTCAATCGAACCCACCCCGATAAACCGGGTGGTCCGGCCAACATTGACCAGGATCTTATCAAAAGGTTTAAGGAATACCGGGGCCTTTCCCACGAAGGGATTTCCCAGGCGGGCAACAGACTCCTCCAGCCGGGCCGGGTTAATGGGCTTTAAAAGATAATCCAGTGCATTCACCTCGAAGGCGCGCAAGGCATAAGCGTCGAAGGCAGTTACAAAAATGGTCTGAAAATTATTCTCAACCAAACTGAGCAGATCAAAGCCCGATTTTGGGCCGAGATCAATATCCAGGAAGATAAGGTCGGGTGACAGGCTTTCGATCTGTCTTTGCGCCTCAGGTACCGTCCCCGATTGGCCTATGATGCTGATCTGTTCATAATCCTCCAGCAGGCGCATCAGTTCAAGCCTTGCCAGGGGCTCATCATCAACGATCAATGCTTTCCACTGCTTCATGGTTTAAACTTTTTACACTGATGGTCACCCTTGCCTCAACCATCCCATTGGTTTCCGCCAGCGAAAACCCATAATCCTTGTCAAGGAACGCAAGCCTTTCCTTCAGATTCTCAAGGCCTTTCCGGGTTCCCTCCTCCCTGGCTTGATGATCGGGAGCATGAAAAATTCTTCCAGTGTTTCTAACCACAATGTTTAATTTTTCCCCCTCCCGGACAATGCTGATCGCTACCCTGATGGTTTTTCCGGAAGTCTTCAAACCATATTTCACTGCATTCTCGGCAAGGGTCTGAATGGTGAATGCAGGAATCAGGAGATTTTTGGCATTAGCATCTTCATGGGTGGTCACCACCAGGCGGTCCTCAAACCGGATCCGCTGGATCTCAAGGAAATTCTTTACGGCGTTCATCTCCTCCTGAACGGTCACCAGGGTCTTTTTCTCCACAGAAAGGCTGAACCGGAAATATTCTGACATTTCGGTCACTATTTTCCGGGCTTGCTCATCATCGCGTCCTATTAACGCACGGATGGTATTCAGGGCATTAAACAGGAAATGCGGGTTCACCTGGTACCTGAGCATCATCCACCTGGCCTGCTGAGCAAGGCTCTCGGCCCTGAGCTTGTTTTCACGTTCAACGGCCAGGTCCATCCGGTTTCTCACCAGGGCATAGACCACAACCACCAGGATGATGGGGAAGAAAAAATTCAGGCTCCTGATGAAAAAATAACTGTCAAAGGTAAGGGGATCATATCCCGTTAAATCCCTTGCAATGGAGGAAATTAAACTCGCTGCAAGGGCGAAAAAATACAATCCCGCAGTGAGGATCAGCCTGGCAGGATAAGACCGGAGCTTATTCCCCACCTTTGACAGGATAAATATAATGAGGGAGGCAAGGACAAAAAGGGAAACTGCTTCAACAACGATGACGATCAATGGAAGCGTTTTTCCCATATTGCTTTTCACCGCATACGACCACTGGATCAGCGAGATTAAAAACAGGATGGCAATGGGCGTAACCTTTGCAAGGAAAAGTGCTGTTTTTCGGCTAATGCTCATGGATCAATTTCAATGGAGGAA
This Bacteroides sp. DNA region includes the following protein-coding sequences:
- a CDS encoding serine hydrolase, with protein sequence MSLWISLGLSLGLFPMRGLPQAADFEFFLVKVDSLEQIGDFEEAENLLSECLENNDEHWFDCSKKSIAMNEKLGNYSDNLSIFNQAHESEYFYFIHRQMPKYAGYLELPGFDSIARRDLLLRQRANEISRTIYEVQLPQHYDPSRSYPLVFIFHGGGRSMVQAKKHWQVHALDHGFIKVFLQSYRHFDSNTFGWGSSDERLDRDVKGIYEEILSVYPVDTTNILAAGISAGATAAIDLSLRKVIPAKGFLAFCPDLPRFLDENPALLLNNDIRGYVSTGSEDPFRDRDQVLATLFKGLDVHCKFVSEPGRGHEYPVNESLTISEGLAFILNQEKIGGGFEEVISGAIAKGLCRGLSIAIADNNQILYYNFGKLNHESSDTPNQQSIFEIGSVSKLFTIFIYQALAEREIVSPSDRVGYYLPEITNPAVSDMTLGLLVNHTSGLPSMPDNLPESEADKGISSYTDEDFIAFLNRLHIEDSQNMFVYSNAGIALLGLVIERASKKSYHELLQGFVIANFNLENTFIKVPESKQKEFASGSKEGMDIDYWEMDNVLAPTGGIRSSAEDLVKFLCYTLYSENYASIRNSMIRDPLQIGEGLSYASAWFIQSIDDRDYFWVSGSTGGFSAFLGFCKENDRCVVMLSNSSLGLKEAGLQLLSKSN
- a CDS encoding serine hydrolase domain-containing protein — encoded protein: MKKLNFFFVSLLVISNCSSAQSYDRLNQSLDSILSSYYQKGKFNGNVLVAIDDRVIFHKSYGFADLNKAIPLDTNSVFCLASLSKIFTASAILMLEAEGKLSIEDRIRKFLPELPTFYNPVKIKHLLSHTSGIPIDQRGWQSKIDTDNSDVMAFLVSQNKLESFPGEKYRYSNEGFNLLAMIVEKTSGQSFPEFVEEVVFSKLNMGSSFVRPAVPGEAREHIVSSYVNGSQADWPLFSYGPGGVYSTTGDLAKWDKAFFNFLVLSEAAVAKALTPVRVNEKPQNYGYGWGIISMGGKTIAGHTGGMFGFRNLYERQLEDKVTIIILSNIGDETPLMAIREQINRQLVHVLN
- a CDS encoding LytTR family transcriptional regulator DNA-binding domain-containing protein; its protein translation is MKQWKALIVDDEPLARLELMRLLEDYEQISIIGQSGTVPEAQRQIESLSPDLIFLDIDLGPKSGFDLLSLVENNFQTIFVTAFDAYALRAFEVNALDYLLKPINPARLEESVARLGNPFVGKAPVFLKPFDKILVNVGRTTRFIGVGSIEFIEANGDYTNIYTQEGMMGTLHHTIRKWMERLPSAMFCQVHRSFIVNINGIERIQPKENGIKELITKNNKVKIPVSRKYSKCLSHWKI
- a CDS encoding histidine kinase encodes the protein MSISRKTALFLAKVTPIAILFLISLIQWSYAVKSNMGKTLPLIVIVVEAVSLFVLASLIIFILSKVGNKLRSYPARLILTAGLYFFALAASLISSIARDLTGYDPLTFDSYFFIRSLNFFFPIILVVVVYALVRNRMDLAVERENKLRAESLAQQARWMMLRYQVNPHFLFNALNTIRALIGRDDEQARKIVTEMSEYFRFSLSVEKKTLVTVQEEMNAVKNFLEIQRIRFEDRLVVTTHEDANAKNLLIPAFTIQTLAENAVKYGLKTSGKTIRVAISIVREGEKLNIVVRNTGRIFHAPDHQAREEGTRKGLENLKERLAFLDKDYGFSLAETNGMVEARVTISVKSLNHEAVESIDR